In the Rhizobium sp. SSA_523 genome, GGGCCGGTGCAAGCGAGGCCGTTTCAAGCCCGGACATTCCGGCATCGCCCTTCAGCCCGCGCGGACCGAGCAAAGTCGGCACCGGAACAGTCAGGCTCGCCAGATCGACCGCAGCTTCGAGCGGGATTTCCGGGCGGGCAGTCGGCGTTGCCGGCATGACGGCGGCAATGGCTTGCTGGGCGGTATTCTGCGGCTGCGAATAAAGGGCGGTCAGACCGGCAGCAGCGGGATCCTCCCGGAAAGCCGGCCGCGACAAGGGCACCGGCGCTCCGGTTTCCGGAACAGCGACCAGATCCGGACGGACGGGAGCGGCTTCCGCCACCATGACCGGCGCCTCTTCCGGCTCAGGCTCGCGCGCCACGGGGCGGGCCGGCACGGAAGGCCGATCCGGCACCGTTTCCGGCGCGGCAATGGCATCGGCATCTTCGTCCTCATCACCGTTATTGCCGAAGAGCATGGCGAAGAGATTGTTGGATTTGCGTTCCGAACCGGAGCTGCCCGAGGGACCGCGGCCGGCCGTGCTTGCAACCTGGATGGTATTGGCACCGACGCGGCGCTTGTAATCGGCCACAGCCTGCTCGTAACCCGGTAGCGGCTTGCCGTCGGACGGCAGGTGCATCGTATTGCCGTTGGGGAAGAGCCGGACGAGTTCCTGGCGCGACATGCGCGGCCAGGCGCGCACGCTGCCGACGTCCAGATGGACGAAGGGAGAGCCGGAGGTCGGATAGAAGCCGACGCCACCCACCTGCATCAACATCGCCGTTTCGCGCAGCTTGGCGAGCTTCACCCCGGGGATGAAGAAATCCATGGCCTTGCCCAGCATGTGCTGGCTGTTCTTGGCGACGCCCTTGGTGCGCGAACGCAGCATGCCATTGGTATTGGGAGAGCGATAGGCCGAGACGACGTGGATGTAATCGCTGCCGCCGACACGCCGGTAGACTTCCCAGACGAGATCGAACAGGCGCGGATCCATGCGGGTCGGCTCGTTGCGGCGCCAGTCGCGCAGAAAGCGGTTCAGCGCCTGCAGCCCCTGCTGGTCGTAGCGGCCATTGCGCTTGAAGGTGATGACCGCCTTCTCGCCCGTGTGGACGAAATAGACTTTCAGGCTGCGGGTCTCGCCCGCAGCCAGCGCCGGACTGGCCGCCGGGGCAGCGAGCGAAGCAATTATGGCAAGCGAGGCGAAAGCCGCTGTTACCCGGCGCCCGAGACCCGTGATCCAGCGACCCTTGAGCCGCCCTCCGCTGTCACCCGAAGGCGCTGATTCTGCATTCTGATTAGGCAAGACTTTCCCCGTCTGACAGGCAGTATCCGACACCACCTCACATGACCGTGAATTGCGGTGACACGATGGCAAATCTGCCACACATGCACAAGCTTTTCTTTGATAGTGAACAAATCACTATCGAATGGCCCTGGTGAATATCAGAACATTCTTGCCCGAAGATGAACAGGCAGGCTGCGGGGACCCTGAAAAAAGATCGGTTTTCCACCGGCAATCGGCGGCATGGATCCTGAGGGGAATTGCTGCTCCACCGATCCTTCGCCACATGCGGGCGGCCGGCACATCCGCGCCGGCAACCGATCATTCATTCGTTTTTGCGAGGCGGCCGGGGTTTTACGCCGCCTCCTTCAAAGGGTCGTCGGGGTCAATCCCGTAATCCTTGAGCTTGCGATAGAGGGTGGACCGGCCGATCCCGAGCTTGCGCGCCACCTGGCTCATCTGGCCGCGATAGAATTTCAGCGCGAAGCGGATGAGCTCCTCCTCCACATCCGCAAGCTTGCGCACGTCACCGCTGTCATCGGTGCTGACGATCACATTGTCGGGACCACCATACATCTGCAGGGATCTCGCGGCTTCGACGCGCGCGGTGCGCAAAAGGTCCGCCATCGACCGCTCGGCATCCTCATCGCTCTCGATCTCTGCCTGCGGCTCCACCGCCGTCGCCCGCAATTCGGAGCTCTGGTAATCGGGAAGCTGGGCGGCGATCTGCGGGAAATCGCGTTCCGTCAGTTCCGGACCTTCGGCCAGCACCACGGCACGGAAAACGGCGTTTTCCAGCTGCCGGATATTGCCCGGCCAGTCATAGGCGGTCAGAAGCGCCAGCGCGCCGGCACCCACCTGCAAAGGCCGCTCGAGTTTCTGTTCCGCCGAGAAGCGTTCGGTAAAGGTGCGCGCGAGGTGCGGTATATCCTCCTTGCGGCGGCGCAGCGCCGGGATGGTGATCGGAAACACGTTCAGCCGGTAATAGAGGTCCTCGCGGAAACGGCCCGCATGGACTTCCTCGATCAGATCCTTGTTGGTGGCCGAGATCAGCCGGACATCCACCTTCTGCACCTTGCCGGCGCCGACGGTCTCGATCTCCCCCTGCTGCACGGCGCGCAGCAGCTTGACCTGCACATCCAGCGGCAGGTCGCCGATCTCGTCGAGGAACAGGGTTCCGCCATCGGCCTCCATGAATTTGCCGATATGGCGCTCGGTCGCCCCGGTAAAGGCCCCCTTCTCGTGGCCGAACAGGATGCTCTCCACCAGATTGGCAGGGATGGCACCGCAATTGACGGTGATCAGCGGCTTGTTGGCGCGGTCGCCGCCGGCCTGGATGGCGCGTGCGATCATTTCCTTGCCGACGCCCGATTCCCCTTCGAGCACCACAGGAATGCTGGATTGCGCGGCCCGCTGCGCCAGGTCGATCACCCGCAGCATGTCGGGGCTGGCGGAGACGATATCGCCAAAGCCGACGCTGTCGCCCTTGTTGCGGCGTCCCGCCTTCACCTTGGTCTCGCGATGATCCACTTCCAGCGCATTGGCGATCGAGGCGGCGATCCGCTCCGGCGAGACGGGTTTGACGACGAAGTCGAAAGCCCCGGCGCGCATGGCCTGGACCACGGTCTCGATACCGCCCTGCCCGGTCTGCACGATGACGGGAATGTTGAGGTTCATCTCCGCCGATAGCTTCAGGAAGCCGAGCCCATCGAGCTCGGGCATCATCAGGTCCAGCACCACGGCATTGACCTGGCGACGGTTGCGGCGCAGGAACTCCAGCGCGATGCGGCCGTTCTCTGCCACATGAGCGGTATGCCCGGCCCGTTCCACCGCGTTCTTCAGAAGGCGGCGCTGGACCGGATCATCATCGACAACAAGGATATGGGCGGTCATGCTTGCTCCGAACTCTTCACATCCGTCCCTTTTCAGGACCATCCCCACCCTTGTGTCACAGGCGGTTAAACATCC is a window encoding:
- a CDS encoding DUF882 domain-containing protein; the protein is MTGLGRRVTAAFASLAIIASLAAPAASPALAAGETRSLKVYFVHTGEKAVITFKRNGRYDQQGLQALNRFLRDWRRNEPTRMDPRLFDLVWEVYRRVGGSDYIHVVSAYRSPNTNGMLRSRTKGVAKNSQHMLGKAMDFFIPGVKLAKLRETAMLMQVGGVGFYPTSGSPFVHLDVGSVRAWPRMSRQELVRLFPNGNTMHLPSDGKPLPGYEQAVADYKRRVGANTIQVASTAGRGPSGSSGSERKSNNLFAMLFGNNGDEDEDADAIAAPETVPDRPSVPARPVAREPEPEEAPVMVAEAAPVRPDLVAVPETGAPVPLSRPAFREDPAAAGLTALYSQPQNTAQQAIAAVMPATPTARPEIPLEAAVDLASLTVPVPTLLGPRGLKGDAGMSGLETASLAPALAPADGGALMAAVPVPGHRPDLGSNAANPAGPAPVGPQTVALAAPAASAAPAGPVGQSVTSDDEKQALTPELLAELARSAGYTPTAAPQPGGEAAPATASAPAAIAAPGKPPRPAARPAQQQLALADPSASGTAGMVFNDGFDMPKPSASAPAAASTAKPTTAKAPAKVVKGGAVSRLGGRPATPGPNVLTGDTLAQWALANKQPDRSASTKAPRMVVRALSADVSAGYSGGFKPVSQAIAIDPNRFSDRNLPKP
- a CDS encoding sigma-54 dependent transcriptional regulator is translated as MTAHILVVDDDPVQRRLLKNAVERAGHTAHVAENGRIALEFLRRNRRQVNAVVLDLMMPELDGLGFLKLSAEMNLNIPVIVQTGQGGIETVVQAMRAGAFDFVVKPVSPERIAASIANALEVDHRETKVKAGRRNKGDSVGFGDIVSASPDMLRVIDLAQRAAQSSIPVVLEGESGVGKEMIARAIQAGGDRANKPLITVNCGAIPANLVESILFGHEKGAFTGATERHIGKFMEADGGTLFLDEIGDLPLDVQVKLLRAVQQGEIETVGAGKVQKVDVRLISATNKDLIEEVHAGRFREDLYYRLNVFPITIPALRRRKEDIPHLARTFTERFSAEQKLERPLQVGAGALALLTAYDWPGNIRQLENAVFRAVVLAEGPELTERDFPQIAAQLPDYQSSELRATAVEPQAEIESDEDAERSMADLLRTARVEAARSLQMYGGPDNVIVSTDDSGDVRKLADVEEELIRFALKFYRGQMSQVARKLGIGRSTLYRKLKDYGIDPDDPLKEAA